A single genomic interval of Stieleria maiorica harbors:
- a CDS encoding DUF58 domain-containing protein, producing the protein MSATTESIPLLSPDLLAKLERLELVSRKVFRGRMKGERRSKRKGQSVEFADFRNYVPGDDLRLIDWNLYARLDHLFLKLFQEEEDLHVYALIDCSESMNFGTPTKFHVAKQMAAALGYIGLCRADRVSVQALGNQGRRAPVLRGRSGLWKMLQYLESLDSGDNVSLHDGVKDFSLRNTGTGVIVLITDLMDKSGYEAALRMLVGRRMDVYVMHILSPEEIDPPIRGDRRLIDSEDGDETEITINNYVLDRYKLTLQSFLSSVKTFCSRRSIAYLPVRTDQPVDDVMTRYLRKRGVVR; encoded by the coding sequence ATGAGTGCCACCACCGAATCGATCCCGCTGCTCTCGCCCGATCTGCTGGCCAAACTGGAACGTTTGGAACTCGTCTCACGCAAAGTGTTTCGTGGGCGGATGAAAGGGGAACGCCGCAGCAAGCGGAAAGGACAAAGCGTCGAATTCGCCGATTTTCGCAACTACGTTCCCGGCGACGACCTGAGGTTGATCGACTGGAATCTGTATGCCCGTCTGGACCACTTGTTCCTGAAGTTGTTTCAGGAGGAAGAGGACCTGCACGTCTATGCGTTGATCGATTGCAGCGAGTCGATGAACTTTGGAACGCCGACCAAATTCCACGTGGCCAAACAGATGGCCGCCGCACTGGGCTACATCGGTCTTTGTCGCGCCGACCGGGTCAGCGTTCAAGCACTCGGAAACCAGGGCCGACGTGCCCCCGTGCTGCGCGGCCGCAGCGGATTGTGGAAGATGCTGCAGTACCTGGAAAGTCTTGATAGCGGCGACAATGTTTCGTTGCACGACGGCGTCAAAGATTTTTCGTTGCGCAATACGGGTACCGGGGTGATCGTCTTGATCACCGATCTGATGGACAAATCTGGCTACGAAGCGGCCCTTCGCATGTTGGTCGGCCGCCGGATGGACGTCTATGTGATGCACATCCTGTCGCCCGAAGAGATCGACCCGCCGATTCGTGGTGATCGACGATTGATCGACAGCGAAGACGGCGATGAAACCGAGATCACGATCAACAATTATGTCCTGGATCGGTACAAGTTGACGCTGCAATCGTTCCTCAGCAGCGTCAAGACGTTCTGTTCGCGACGCAGTATCGCTTACCTGCCCGTGCGAACCGATCAGCCGGTCGATGACGTCATGACTCGCTACTTGCGCAAACGAGGCGTTGTGCGATGA